A window from Methanobrevibacter sp. encodes these proteins:
- a CDS encoding carbohydrate kinase family protein yields MEILDNDLNAEVIGFGALNVDKLYSVGNIAGKDEESFIKSETDTPGGSAANTIVGLSRLGCSASIIGKIAEDDDGELIEYNLAINGVYSNNLIYSETGSTGKCLGFVDDEGERCLYIDPGVNDEIQLGEINPLNIMRCKIMHYTSFVGDSFNTQIELLDLLNEQTVLSFDPGMLYVQKGFEELKPILDRTNILLINESELRLLCNNNEDSLKELAIRFLDLGIETVVVKQGSKGVFAMNNSTECFVESYKCDVVDTTGAGDSFNSGFLYSFLKGYDLEKSCKIGNWVASKSIEGFGMDKFPSLKDLKDFF; encoded by the coding sequence ATGGAAATTCTAGACAATGATCTTAATGCAGAAGTAATAGGATTCGGAGCATTGAATGTTGATAAACTTTATTCTGTTGGAAATATCGCAGGTAAAGATGAAGAAAGCTTTATAAAAAGTGAAACCGACACTCCTGGAGGGTCAGCGGCAAATACTATTGTTGGTCTTTCAAGGCTGGGTTGCTCTGCATCCATTATCGGCAAGATAGCAGAAGATGATGACGGAGAGTTAATCGAGTATAATCTGGCTATTAACGGTGTTTACTCAAATAATTTAATTTATTCCGAAACAGGGTCAACTGGAAAATGTTTAGGTTTTGTTGATGATGAAGGCGAAAGGTGTCTTTATATTGATCCAGGTGTTAATGATGAGATTCAACTGGGTGAAATAAATCCATTAAACATCATGAGATGTAAAATAATGCATTACACCTCTTTTGTTGGAGATTCGTTCAATACTCAAATTGAACTATTGGATTTGTTAAACGAGCAGACAGTGCTGAGTTTTGATCCTGGAATGTTGTATGTTCAAAAAGGATTTGAAGAATTAAAACCTATACTTGATAGAACTAATATATTGCTCATTAATGAGTCAGAATTAAGATTATTATGTAATAATAATGAAGATTCCTTAAAAGAATTGGCTATAAGATTTCTTGATTTGGGAATAGAAACTGTTGTTGTAAAACAAGGTTCAAAAGGCGTATTTGCAATGAATAATTCAACAGAATGTTTTGTTGAGTCCTACAAATGTGATGTCGTTGATACGACCGGCGCAGGGGATAGTTTCAATAGCGGATTTTTATATTCTTTCTTAAAAGGATATGATTTGGAGAAATCTTGCAAAATCGGAAATTGGGTTGCCAGCAAATCAATAGAAGGATTTGGAATGGATAAATTCCCTTCTCTTAAAGATTTGAAAGATTTCTTTTAA